A stretch of the Enoplosus armatus isolate fEnoArm2 chromosome 13, fEnoArm2.hap1, whole genome shotgun sequence genome encodes the following:
- the LOC139294894 gene encoding gap junction delta-2 protein-like, with translation MGEWTILERLLEAAVQQHSTMIGRILLTVVVIFRILIVGIVGEKVYEDEQIMFICNTMQPGCNQACYDKAFPISHIRYWVFQIILVCTPSLCFITYSVHQSAKARDRSYSLLHPYMDHHGHGHHGRHHDHHARKLHSRNINGILVHPDSSKEDHDCLEVKEIPNGPRGLPQTHKSAKVRRQEGISRFYVIQVVFRNALEIGFLAGQYFLYGFNVPGMFECDRYPCVKEVECYVSRPTEKTVFLVFMFAVSGICVLLNLAELNHLGWRKIKTAMRGVQARRKSICEVRKKDVSHLSQAPNLGRTQSSESAYV, from the coding sequence gatcCTGCTGACAGTGGTGGTGATTTTCCGTATCCTGATAGTAGGCATTGTGGGGGAGAAGGTGTATGAGGATGAGCAAATCATGTTCATCTGTAACACCATGCAGCCCGGCTGCAACCAGGCTTGTTACGACAAGGCCTTCCCCATCTCGCACATCCGCTACTGGGTCTTTCAGATCATCTTGGTGTGCACGCCGAGCCTGTGCTTCATCACATATTCTGTTCACCAGTCTGCTAAAGCACGTGACCGAAGCTACTCTCTCCTGCATCCTTACATGGATCACCACGGTCATGGTCACCACGGCCGCCATCATGACCATCACGCTCGCAAGCTTCACTCCCGCAACATCAACGGCATCCTGGTGCACCCTGACAGCAGCAAAGAGGATCATGACTGCCTGGAGGTCAAGGAGATCCCCAACGGACCCCGGGGactccctcaaacacacaagagTGCCAAAGTGCGACGGCAGGAGGGCATCTCCCGTTTCTATGTCATCCAGGTGGTGTTCCGCAACGCGCTGGAGATCGGCTTCCTGGCCGGCCAGTACTTCCTGTACGGCTTCAACGTGCCAGGGATGTTTGAGTGTGATCGCTACCCATGTGTGAAGGAGGTGGAGTGTTACGTGTCTCGTCCCACAGAAAAGACCGTGTTTCTGGTCTTTATGTTTGCAGTGAGTGGCATATGTGTGCTGCTCAACCTGGCTGAGCTCAACCACCTTGGCTGGAGGAAGATAAAGACGGCCATGCGAGGGGTGCAGGCTCGAAGGAAGTCCATCTGTGAAGTGCGCAAGAAGGATGTTTCACACCTGTCCCAGGCCCCGAACCTGGGCAGGACCCAGTCTAGTGAGTCAGCCTACGTCTGA